The genome window TTATAGAGGGCTACACTACTGGTGCAATCCCTGATTATCAAGCAAGTTCCCTACTAATGGCAATTCGTTTATTGGGCATGACATATGATGAAACATTTTATTTAACAAAAGCAATGATAGAATCTGGAGATGTTATTGATTTATCATCTATTGAAGGTTTTAAAATTGATAAACACTCGACAGGTGGTGTAGGCGATAAAGTTACACTAATTGTCACTCCGATAATTGCTGCACTAGATATTCCAGTGGCGAAATTTAGTGGTAAGGGTCTAGGCATTACAGGTGGTACAATCGATAAATTAGAATCGATTCGTGGCTTTAAAACGGAGCTTTCATCACAGGAATTCATCGACAATGTCAATAAACATAAAATTGCGGTTGCTGGTCAAACAGGCAATCTTGTACCAGCTGACAAAAAATTGTATGCATTGCGAGATGTGACGGGTACTGTCGATTCAATACCTCTTATTGCCGCGTCTATCATGAGTAAGAAAATAGCAAGTGGTGCAGACGGCATTGTACTTGATGTGAAATGTGGCTCTGGTGCATTTATGAAGACAGAAGAAGAAGCGCAAGTTTTAGCTGATACGATGACGGCAATCGGTGAAAAGCTAGGACGTAAAGTAGTCGCACATATTAGTGATATGGATAATCCGCTAGGTAAAATGATTGGTAATAAGCTTGAAGTAGTAGAAGCATTTGCTTTACTAAGTGGACGTATGGACGAAACACATGTGGATCTACTAGAGGAATGTATCATTATCTCTTCGCTTATGTACCAAGTTGCAGCAGGAGTGAATGAGGCCGAAGCAACAGCAGCGGTTAAACGAGTGCTAGAAGATGGTTCAGCAGCTGCAAAATTTGAAGAATTTATCGTTGCACAAGGTGGCGATTTAGCAGATATTGTACAAAAAGACACAGCAAATAAAGTAGCTGTCAAAGCACCTACTGAAGGCACGGTAGAAACGATTAATGCACTATTGATCGGGGAAGCAAGTGTTGGTCTTGGTGCAGGTCGATTAACAAAGGAATCTGAACTTGATTATGATGCTGGTATTCACTTGATTGCCAAAAAGGGCGACCATGTTCGTGCTGACGAGACGATTGCTTACTTATATTCAAATCGTGAAATCGATGAGGAAACAATCGAAAAAGTACAGAAGGCTTATACAATTGCATAAATAATACGAATACGAAGCGAGAACTCTCTTTGAGAAGGGGGGTTCTCGCTTTTTTTTATTCTGAAAGCAGGGCGCCGGAAAGAAAAGCTAAAGCGACGGAAAGAAGGGCCGAAGTGACGGAAAGAAGGCAGAGCGACGGAAAGAAGGGCCGAAGTGACGGAAAGAAGGCAGAGCGACGGAAAGAAGAGCCGAAGCGACGGAAAGAAGGCAGAGCGACGGAAAGAAGAGCCGAAGCGACGGAAAGAAGAGCCGAAGTGACGGAAAGAAGAGCCGAAGCGACGGAAAGAAGAGTTAAAGTGACGGAAAGAAGGGCCGAAGTGACGGAAAGAAGGCAGAGCGACGGAAAGAAGGGCCAAAGCGACGGAAAGAAGGGCCGAAGCGACGGAAAGAAGGCGGAGCGACGGAAAGAAGGGCCGAAGCGACGGAAAGAAGGTAGAGCGACGGAAAGAAGGGCATAAGCGACGGAAGAAGAGCCGAAGTGACGGAAAGAAAAGTTAAAGTGACGGAAAGAAGTCAGAGCGACGGAATAGAAGGGCCGAAGCGACGGAAAGGAAGGCAGAGCGACGGAAAGAAGAGTCAAAGTGACGGAAAGAAAAGTTAAAGTGACGGAAAGAAGTCAGAGCGACGGAATAGAAGGGCCGAAGCGACGGAAAGGAAGGCAGAGCGACGGAAAGAAGGGTCGAAGCGACGAATAGAAGAGTCGAAGTGACGGAAAGAAGGCAGAGCGACGAAAAGAAAAGCTAAAGCGACGGAAAGAAGAGCCGAAGTGACGGAAAGAAGGCAGAGCGACGGAAAGAAGAGCCGAAGTGACGGAAAGAAGGCAGAGCGACGGAAAGAAGAGCCGAAGCGACGGAAAGAAGGTAGAGCGATGGAAAGAAAAGCTAAAGCGACGGAAAGAAGGGCATAAGCGCCGGAAAGAAGAGTCGAAGTGACGGAAAGAAGGCAGAGCGACGGAAAGAAAAGCTAAAGCGACGGAAAGAAGAGCCGAAGTGACGGAAAGAAGGGCCGAAGCGCCGGAAAGAAGGGCCGAAGCGACGGAAAGAAGAGCCAAAGCGACGGAAAGAAGGCAGAGCGACGGAAAGAAGGGTCGAAGCGACGGAAAGAAAAGCTAAAGCGACGGAAAGAAGGGCATAAGCGACGGAAAGAAGAGCCGAAGCGACGGAAAGAGGGGCCGAAGCGACGGAAATAAGGCAGAGCGACGGAAAGAAAAGCTAAAGCGACGGATAGACTATCAAACAGACAGAGAGACTGCCAATAATTTGATTACATTTATAGCGCTTAATAATAATTCTTGTGAAAAATGTATGCCACGTTTAAAAAATGTTGATTTATCCCATACTGCATTTAAACCTAAAAAAGCTATAAGAATGTCGATTTGACACTATTTCGGAAGACTTTGCACTAGTTCTGTCAGCCGCAAGGATTCACCACTTTGGATGTGGAATTGCACGAGGAGGAGGCGATGTTCATGCATTTTCAATTAGAGATGGTAACAAGGGAGACAGTAGTTATACGTTTATTTGGGGAGCTCGATCATCATGCAGTAGAGCAAATTCGAGCTAAAATTTCTACAGCAATTTTTCAGGGCGCTGTAACGACCATCATTTGGAACTTAGAGGGCTTTTCCTTTATGGATAGTTCAGGTGTAGGTTTGGTGCTTGGTCGAATGCGTGAGTTAGAGGCAGTCGCTGGACGAACAATTTTATTGAATCCATCGCCGACAATGCGCAAAGTATTTCAGTTTTCAGGTTTAGGGCCGTGGATGATGGATGCAACAGAAGAAGAAGCGATTGATCGAGTTAGGGGGATTGTAAATGGATAACGAAATGACATTAACTTTTTTAGCAATTAGTGAAAATGAAGCCTTAGCGCGTGTAGCTGTGACAGGCTTTATCGCACAATTAGATCCAACAATTGATGAGCTATCCGAATTTAAAACGGTTGTCTCAGAGGCTGTTTCCAATGCTATTATTCACGGTTATGAAGAGAATGGTAAGGGTGTTATTACAGTTCGTGCAAAACGTGAGGATGATATTGTAACCGTGTCTGTTATGGATAAAGGTATTGGCATTGAGGATGTAAGTCGAGCTATGGAGCCGTTATTTACGACGAAAAGTGCGATGGAACGTTCAGGTATGGGCTTTACCATTATGGATAGTTTTTCAGATCAGTTGACAGTAATGTCCAAGTGGCAAGAAGGTACAACTGTCACGTTTACGAAGAAATTTTACTCGGTTCGCACACCGGTAATGTGAGGGTGCGATTGTGAAGCCGCTAGAACAGTCGTCCGATAAGCTATTGTCACAGGAAGAAATGCGAGATTTAATTGCACGTGCACAGCAGGGCGATCATGAGGCTCGTAAACGAATGATTGAGGGGAATACGAGGCTTGTGTGGTCTATCGTCCAACGCTTTACAAGTAGGGGGGTAGAGCTCGAGGATTTATTCCAAATTGGCTGCATAGGACTCATGAAGTCTGTGGATAAATTCGATCTAACGTATGATGTAAAGTTTTCGACATATGCTGTACCAATGATCATCGGTGAAATTCAGCGCTTTCTAAGGGACGATGGCATGGTGAAGGTTAGCCGATCTATTCGTGAGCTTAATTTTAAAATTCGCCATGCAACCGATGAATTCATTAAAAATAATGAGCATCCACCAACTATTCATGAATTAGCACAGGTTCTTGGTGTCACAACTGAGGAGATTGTAACAGCTTCAGATGCATTGAGAGATCCTGCTTCCTTACATGAGCAATTGTATGAGAGTGAAGGGGATTCTATTACATTAATGGATCAGATGAAGGACGAAAAATCCGAGCAGCCATTTGACTATATTCCACTAAAAGAGGTGCTCACAAGACTTGAGCCTAGAGAGCAATCCATTATTTATTTACGATATTTCTCAGATTGTACCCAAACTGAAATTGCGAACAGGCTCGGCATATCACAAGTTCAGGTATCACGATTAGAGAAAAAAATTCTTGCCCAATTGAAAAATTGGATGGCTACAAGTGCCACAGTTGAAGAGGAAGAAGTAAAAAAAGACATTTAAGAAAATGGTGACAGCATGACAGATAAACTATTTAACAGCTTAGAAGAAGCCGAAAATTTTCTTAAAGAACAATTTGGTGACGGCGAATCATTTGACGTAATTGTTAAGCATTTATTTGTCAAAGATTTGCCGGTCCTTTGCGCATATATAAGCGGACTTGTAGATAGTGTAGTGTTAACGCAATTACTCTCTAATATGTTGCCTGATGAGGACATTGATATTGAGGATGAAAAGGAGTATTTTGAAGCAATTTTCAATTACCAAGGCCGTTCGGAGGAAACCAAACGTGAAGCCTTTTTATTATCCATATTAAGCGGACAAGTAAGCTTCGTCACTAAAAGTGGTTACGGCTATGTTGCCGAGATTCGAAATTACCCGGGGCGCTCACCAGAGGAGCCTGATAATGAAAAGGTAATTCGTGGATCTAGGGACGGCTTTATTGAAGGTATTTCACAAAATACTGCTTTGATTCGTCGGCGAATTCGCAATAGTAATTTACGTTTCGAGCTACATAAAATATCCGAAATCGGTCAAACCGATGTCGCACTAGCGTTTATAAAGGGTATTGCCAATGATGAAATGCTCGATAAATTGCGACAGCGCCTTGGGCAAATTCACCATGATGGCTTGACAATGGCTGATAAATCACTAGAGGAATGGTTGTTTAAACAAAAGTTCCATCCAGTTCCTTTTGTACGTTATACGGAACGACCGGATATTACCGCTGCGCATTTACTTGAGGGCCATGTAGCCATTATTGTCGATACGTCTCCCTCTGTCATTGTTGTCCCTGCAACAGTTTTTCATTTACTGCAACATGCTGAGGAGTATAGGCAGGCACCAGCAGTCGGAACCTTTGTCCGTTTTATGCGCTATTTTGGAGCAATTATGGGTTTATTATTATTGCCTTTATGGTATTTATTTGCAACGCACGGGATATTTTTACCAGATGCGTTATCCTTTTTAGGTGCAAAGGAAAAATCACATATCCCACTTTTACTACAAGTACTTATTGGAGATGTTGGGATAGAATTTTTGAGGATGGCCGCCATTCATACCCCATCTCCATTATCCACTGCGATGGGGTTAGTTGCCGGTGTAATTATTGGTCAGATTGCTATTGATGTTGGGGTATTCTCGCCAGAAGTAGTGTTATATACAGCCGTTTCAGCTATTCTGACATTTATTATTCCGTCTTATGAGCTAAGTATCTCCATTAAACTCTTTAGACTAGTGTTGTTAATAATGACTGGAATTTGGGGAGTTAATGGGTTATTTATCGGGTTTTTTATATTATTTACGTATTTATGTTCATTACGTCCGATGCAAGCGCCATATTTGTGGCCACTTATTCCGTTCTTTCCAAATGCGATGCTTCGCGTACTTGTACGTTTCCCAATGACAGCAGATGCATTAAGACCTTATGTAGTCGATTCCAAACAGCGAAAAAGATCATAGGAGCCGTTGCACTCGTTTTTTTCATGTGATAAAGTTCACATATAGTATTTTGTGATTTTTGCAAAAATTATCTTCATTCAGCAAAAGGTTCGCCAAGATAATATGTCGAATGTAGTAATACCTCTAAAAAAGGATAGTAGACTAATATTGCTACGTCCATTCTAAAATTGAGGTGCAATTTATCACAAGATGGAACGATGTGAAAAGGGAGAGATGCACATGCATTTATATGGAACACAAGCGATTTCTGAAGATGGTCATTTAACGATTGGACAGGTAGATACACTAGAGCTTGCAAAAGAGTATGGTACACCTTTATTTGTGTATGATACAGCGCTTATTCGTAAGCGTGCTCGCGGCTTTATTGATACGTTTAAAAAACTAGGTGTAAAAGCAGAAGTAGCTTATGCTTCTAAAGCATTTGCATGTGTAGCTGTGTACCAATTAGCGGCAGAAGAAAATCTATCTTTAGATGTTGTCTCAGGTGGAGAATTATTTACAGCTTTAAAAGCTGGATTCCCTACAGAACGCATTCATTTCCATGGCAATAATAAAAGCATTGCTGAATTAGAATTAGCCTTTGACTCGAAAATTGGTTGTATTGTCGTGGATAACTTCTATGAAATTCAGCTTTTACAAGAAATTTCAGAGCGCCGTCAACAAAAAATGCGTATTTTACTACGTGTCACACCAGGTGTTGAGGCACATACGCATGATTTTATTACGACAGGTCAAGCGGATTCTAAATTTGGCTTCGACTTAAATAATGGTCAAGCAGATGAAGCTTTCCGACAAACTTTTAACCATGAATACCTAGAGCTTCTAGGGCTACACTGCCATATTGGCTCTCAAATTTTTGACACAGCTGGCTTTGGCTTAGCAGGAGAAAAATTAATTGATAAAATTTCTGATTGGAACAAGACTCACGATTTTACATGTACTGTGTTAAACTTAGGAGGGGGCTTCGGAATTCGTTATACTGAGGAAGATGCACCGCTTGAGCCACAAGTATATGTAGAGGATATGATTACGGTTGTTAAGAACAAAGCGACTGTACTTGGTCTAACTATGCCTGAAATTTGGATCGAACCAGGACGATCACTTGTAGGCGATGCAGGAACATCACTTTATACAATTGG of Lysinibacillus agricola contains these proteins:
- a CDS encoding spore germination protein, giving the protein MTDKLFNSLEEAENFLKEQFGDGESFDVIVKHLFVKDLPVLCAYISGLVDSVVLTQLLSNMLPDEDIDIEDEKEYFEAIFNYQGRSEETKREAFLLSILSGQVSFVTKSGYGYVAEIRNYPGRSPEEPDNEKVIRGSRDGFIEGISQNTALIRRRIRNSNLRFELHKISEIGQTDVALAFIKGIANDEMLDKLRQRLGQIHHDGLTMADKSLEEWLFKQKFHPVPFVRYTERPDITAAHLLEGHVAIIVDTSPSVIVVPATVFHLLQHAEEYRQAPAVGTFVRFMRYFGAIMGLLLLPLWYLFATHGIFLPDALSFLGAKEKSHIPLLLQVLIGDVGIEFLRMAAIHTPSPLSTAMGLVAGVIIGQIAIDVGVFSPEVVLYTAVSAILTFIIPSYELSISIKLFRLVLLIMTGIWGVNGLFIGFFILFTYLCSLRPMQAPYLWPLIPFFPNAMLRVLVRFPMTADALRPYVVDSKQRKRS
- the lysA gene encoding diaminopimelate decarboxylase, translating into MHLYGTQAISEDGHLTIGQVDTLELAKEYGTPLFVYDTALIRKRARGFIDTFKKLGVKAEVAYASKAFACVAVYQLAAEENLSLDVVSGGELFTALKAGFPTERIHFHGNNKSIAELELAFDSKIGCIVVDNFYEIQLLQEISERRQQKMRILLRVTPGVEAHTHDFITTGQADSKFGFDLNNGQADEAFRQTFNHEYLELLGLHCHIGSQIFDTAGFGLAGEKLIDKISDWNKTHDFTCTVLNLGGGFGIRYTEEDAPLEPQVYVEDMITVVKNKATVLGLTMPEIWIEPGRSLVGDAGTSLYTIGSQKTVPNVRKYIAVDGGMSDNIRPALYDAKYEAVIASKANESKSETYTVAGKLCESGDKLIIDAKLQEAASGDVLAIFCTGAYGYSMASNYNRVPRPAVVFVENGEHQLAIRRESYEDIVQNDLPLTLKKGE
- the spoIIAB gene encoding anti-sigma F factor; amino-acid sequence: MDNEMTLTFLAISENEALARVAVTGFIAQLDPTIDELSEFKTVVSEAVSNAIIHGYEENGKGVITVRAKREDDIVTVSVMDKGIGIEDVSRAMEPLFTTKSAMERSGMGFTIMDSFSDQLTVMSKWQEGTTVTFTKKFYSVRTPVM
- a CDS encoding thymidine phosphorylase — encoded protein: MNMAQLFEKKKQGKELSQAEIQYFIEGYTTGAIPDYQASSLLMAIRLLGMTYDETFYLTKAMIESGDVIDLSSIEGFKIDKHSTGGVGDKVTLIVTPIIAALDIPVAKFSGKGLGITGGTIDKLESIRGFKTELSSQEFIDNVNKHKIAVAGQTGNLVPADKKLYALRDVTGTVDSIPLIAASIMSKKIASGADGIVLDVKCGSGAFMKTEEEAQVLADTMTAIGEKLGRKVVAHISDMDNPLGKMIGNKLEVVEAFALLSGRMDETHVDLLEECIIISSLMYQVAAGVNEAEATAAVKRVLEDGSAAAKFEEFIVAQGGDLADIVQKDTANKVAVKAPTEGTVETINALLIGEASVGLGAGRLTKESELDYDAGIHLIAKKGDHVRADETIAYLYSNREIDEETIEKVQKAYTIA
- the sigF gene encoding RNA polymerase sporulation sigma factor SigF, with protein sequence MKPLEQSSDKLLSQEEMRDLIARAQQGDHEARKRMIEGNTRLVWSIVQRFTSRGVELEDLFQIGCIGLMKSVDKFDLTYDVKFSTYAVPMIIGEIQRFLRDDGMVKVSRSIRELNFKIRHATDEFIKNNEHPPTIHELAQVLGVTTEEIVTASDALRDPASLHEQLYESEGDSITLMDQMKDEKSEQPFDYIPLKEVLTRLEPREQSIIYLRYFSDCTQTEIANRLGISQVQVSRLEKKILAQLKNWMATSATVEEEEVKKDI
- the spoIIAA gene encoding anti-sigma F factor antagonist, whose product is MHFQLEMVTRETVVIRLFGELDHHAVEQIRAKISTAIFQGAVTTIIWNLEGFSFMDSSGVGLVLGRMRELEAVAGRTILLNPSPTMRKVFQFSGLGPWMMDATEEEAIDRVRGIVNG